One Scyliorhinus canicula chromosome 9, sScyCan1.1, whole genome shotgun sequence DNA segment encodes these proteins:
- the LOC119971839 gene encoding dispanin subfamily A member 2b-like, giving the protein MEDNTEKEPMNPGIYPGQEGQRDHQLVPATVITMPPKYEPPPPQYVLRQYEPPVRDHLLWSLFNFGCLNFCCLGFVALVYSVKARDRKVVGDVDGSRHYASTARSFNIAATVLSIVAGSIYIVLRLIPLFLQN; this is encoded by the exons ATGGAGGACAACACCGAGAAAGAGCCCATGAACCCCGGCATTTACCCGGGCCAGGAAGGGCAGAGGGACCACCAATTGGTGCCGGCCACCGTCATTACCATGCCGCCGAAGTATGAGCCCCCACCCCCGCAGTATGTGCTCCGGCAGTATGAGCCCCCGGTCCGGGACCACTTGCTCTGGTCCCTCTTCAACTTCGGCTGCTTGAATTTCTGCTGCCTGGGATTCGTGGCGCTGGTCTATTCGGTCAAA GCTAGAGATCGGAAGGTTGTGGGAGATGTGGATGGATCTCGACATTATGCATCCACAGCCCGATCATTCAACattgcagccacagtgctgtccatcgTTGCCGGCTCAATTTACATCGTGCTGCGGTTGATTCCTTTGTTTCTCCAGAATTGA